Proteins from a genomic interval of Alphaproteobacteria bacterium:
- a CDS encoding transketolase C-terminal domain-containing protein: protein MGNTIQFRDAAFDAIERAMDLNPDIVVLTNDMGALGLDSIAKAWPDRAINVGIAEQNMISVAAGMALAGKIAFCYGIVAHIVGRCYEQIRNDVCCPGLPVVLVGVGSGLAYGNDGPTHHGVHDIAALRPLPNIAIYDPSDATTTELAIADALRRRGPGYVRLDKEAHVPLYGGSTDIAAGMLVHGGPAEAVLISSGFLSPRALAVLAALAARGRAIRVIDLVRLKPVDAPALLAAIGPARAVVTIEENAPVGGLGSLVGDMLARQGRGVAFNPIALDADHYMLSATREWAHARSGLTEAAIAASIEQALARQPRAAA, encoded by the coding sequence ATGGGCAACACCATCCAGTTCCGGGACGCCGCCTTCGACGCCATCGAGCGGGCGATGGACCTCAACCCCGACATTGTCGTGCTGACCAACGACATGGGCGCGCTGGGGCTCGACAGCATTGCCAAGGCCTGGCCCGACCGCGCCATCAACGTCGGCATCGCCGAGCAGAACATGATCAGCGTGGCGGCCGGCATGGCGCTCGCCGGCAAGATCGCCTTCTGCTACGGCATCGTCGCCCACATCGTCGGCCGCTGCTACGAGCAGATCCGCAACGACGTCTGTTGCCCCGGCCTGCCGGTGGTGCTGGTCGGCGTCGGCAGCGGGCTGGCCTATGGAAACGACGGCCCGACCCATCACGGCGTGCACGACATCGCCGCGTTGCGGCCGCTGCCGAACATCGCGATCTACGATCCGTCCGACGCGACGACCACCGAGCTGGCGATCGCCGACGCCCTGCGCCGGCGCGGCCCCGGCTATGTCCGGCTGGACAAGGAAGCCCACGTGCCGCTGTACGGCGGCAGCACGGACATCGCCGCCGGCATGCTGGTGCACGGCGGACCGGCGGAGGCGGTGCTGATCTCCTCCGGGTTCCTCAGCCCTCGCGCACTGGCGGTGCTGGCGGCGCTGGCCGCGCGCGGCCGCGCGATCCGCGTCATCGACCTGGTACGGCTGAAGCCGGTCGACGCACCGGCGCTGCTCGCCGCGATCGGCCCGGCCCGCGCCGTGGTGACGATCGAGGAGAACGCCCCTGTCGGCGGGCTCGGCTCGCTGGTCGGCGACATGCTGGCGCGTCAGGGTCGCGGCGTCGCCTTCAACCCGATCGCGCTCGACGCCGACCACTACATGCTGTCGGCGACGCGGGAGTGGGCGCACGCGCGGTCCGGCCTGACCGAGGCCGCCATCGCCGCTTCCATCGAGCAGGCGCTGGCCCGGCAACCCCGCGCGGCGGCCTGA
- a CDS encoding aldo/keto reductase: MLYRPLGASGLCVSRIGLGTMGFGGRYQRVDGGERDACRLIHRALDLGITLFDTAEVYGEGHGEEILGAALRGRRDRAVIATKFSAANSRPEAVKAACEGSLRRLGVDCIDLYQNHWPDPAVPIAETIGAMADLVWEGKVRAIGLSNCTGHDATAATAALANGPCLASIQQDYSLHERFAERRVLPWARAHGVALIAYSPLGQGRTSGPDPRMVELARIAADVGVTAAQAMLAWLLHDEAVVPIPMTSRETNLIANAAAVDVVLPSGVADEIDALFRSTVRDLRPADIAVEASHHGKVMRTREEALDNVHGLVPSPAELARDMASGDLLKPIKVCPPAEPGGRYRLVEGQLRYWAWVIAHGDDRPIPAQLVSDGGHSRSAA; this comes from the coding sequence ATGCTGTACCGTCCCCTCGGCGCGAGCGGGCTCTGCGTCTCGCGCATCGGTCTCGGCACCATGGGTTTCGGCGGCCGCTACCAGCGGGTCGACGGCGGCGAGCGCGATGCCTGCCGGCTGATCCACCGCGCGCTCGATCTCGGCATCACACTGTTCGACACCGCCGAGGTCTATGGCGAGGGCCATGGCGAGGAGATTCTCGGCGCCGCCCTGCGCGGCCGGCGCGACCGGGCGGTGATCGCCACCAAGTTCTCCGCCGCGAACAGCCGGCCCGAGGCGGTGAAGGCCGCCTGCGAGGGCAGCCTGCGCCGGCTCGGCGTCGACTGCATCGACCTCTACCAGAACCACTGGCCCGACCCCGCGGTGCCGATCGCAGAGACCATCGGCGCGATGGCCGACCTGGTCTGGGAAGGCAAGGTCCGCGCGATCGGGCTCAGCAACTGCACCGGCCATGACGCGACCGCCGCGACCGCCGCGCTGGCCAATGGGCCTTGCCTGGCGTCGATCCAGCAGGACTACAGCCTGCACGAGCGCTTCGCCGAACGGCGTGTGCTGCCCTGGGCCCGTGCCCACGGCGTGGCGCTGATCGCCTACAGCCCGCTGGGCCAGGGGCGGACGTCGGGCCCGGACCCGCGCATGGTCGAGCTGGCGCGGATCGCCGCCGACGTGGGCGTGACCGCGGCGCAGGCGATGCTGGCGTGGCTGCTGCACGACGAAGCCGTCGTGCCGATCCCGATGACCAGCCGCGAGACCAACCTGATCGCCAATGCGGCCGCGGTCGACGTGGTCCTGCCATCGGGGGTCGCCGACGAGATCGATGCGCTGTTCCGCAGCACCGTTCGCGACCTGCGCCCCGCCGACATCGCGGTCGAGGCCTCGCATCACGGCAAGGTCATGCGCACCCGCGAGGAAGCGCTGGACAACGTCCACGGCCTGGTGCCGAGCCCGGCGGAACTGGCGCGCGACATGGCGTCCGGCGACCTGCTGAAGCCGATCAAGGTGTGCCCGCCGGCGGAACCCGGCGGCCGCTATCGGCTGGTCGAAGGCCAACTGCGCTATTGGGCCTGGGTAATCGCGCACGGCGA
- a CDS encoding transketolase — MINDIDALPAKAAMLRRMALEAALKAKKGHLPPAFSWADIAAVLFYGDMLRYRPGAPDWAERDRFLLSKGHACLTLFAALADIGHFDRAELDRFAADGAMLAGHPDTNIPGAELVSGSLGHGLGIGVGQALAARLDGKDWRTVVLLGDGECYEGSVWEAAMLAGHRRLSNLVAIVDRNRLSATNFTETIVALEPFADKWRAFGWRVVEVDGHDHAALIDTFAPLLRVRDAAAAAPTVVIANTVKGKGVPFMENHPDWHHRMPKGDEIDAARAALAAA, encoded by the coding sequence ATGATCAACGACATCGATGCGCTGCCCGCCAAGGCGGCCATGCTGCGCCGCATGGCGCTGGAAGCGGCGCTGAAGGCGAAGAAGGGTCACCTGCCCCCTGCCTTCTCGTGGGCTGACATTGCCGCGGTGCTGTTCTACGGCGACATGCTGCGCTATCGCCCCGGCGCGCCGGACTGGGCGGAACGCGACCGATTCCTGCTGTCCAAGGGACACGCCTGCCTGACCCTGTTCGCGGCGTTGGCGGACATCGGGCATTTCGACAGGGCCGAGCTCGACCGCTTCGCCGCCGATGGCGCGATGCTGGCCGGCCATCCGGATACCAACATCCCGGGCGCCGAGCTGGTCTCCGGCTCGCTCGGGCACGGGCTGGGCATCGGCGTCGGCCAGGCGCTGGCCGCCCGGCTCGACGGCAAGGACTGGCGCACGGTGGTGCTGCTCGGCGACGGCGAATGTTACGAGGGCTCGGTGTGGGAGGCCGCGATGCTGGCCGGCCACCGCAGGCTGTCCAACCTCGTCGCGATCGTCGACCGCAACCGGCTGTCGGCGACCAACTTCACCGAGACCATCGTCGCGCTGGAGCCGTTCGCCGACAAGTGGCGCGCCTTCGGCTGGCGGGTGGTGGAGGTCGACGGCCACGACCACGCCGCCCTGATCGACACCTTCGCACCGCTGCTGCGCGTGCGCGACGCGGCCGCCGCGGCGCCGACCGTCGTGATCGCCAACACCGTCAAGGGCAAGGGCGTGCCGTTCATGGAGAACCATCCCGACTGGCACCACCGCATGCCGAAGGGCGACGAGATCGACGCCGCCCGTGCCGCGCTGGCCGCGGCCTGA